In the genome of Desulfofarcimen acetoxidans DSM 771, one region contains:
- a CDS encoding MAE_28990/MAE_18760 family HEPN-like nuclease → MNYNDMCEQLQQEIENEYSIRHYELVSMENFYKLNDTGDEDFAGLYRKSLIIILYSHFEGFCKKVLLIYVDYINRGELLTVNVKDGLAASNILLEFRRLNDSNYKPITLGENALKADGILQMYGKRKEFMTTYREVMSKKLKIPDDIVDTESNLKSHVLKKLLFQLDMDFTIVDSYQKEINELVHKRNAYAHGDLVRPPSIDEYNNYRKKALMLMEEIKIIICDNYINQKYLKTV, encoded by the coding sequence ATGAATTACAATGATATGTGTGAGCAGCTTCAACAAGAAATTGAGAATGAATATTCCATAAGGCATTATGAATTGGTATCTATGGAGAATTTTTATAAATTAAATGATACAGGAGATGAAGATTTTGCGGGACTATATAGAAAATCGCTAATAATCATTTTATATTCCCATTTTGAAGGTTTTTGCAAAAAAGTGCTGTTGATATATGTAGATTACATTAATAGAGGTGAATTACTTACTGTAAATGTAAAAGATGGGCTTGCTGCATCAAATATATTATTGGAATTTAGACGATTAAACGACAGTAATTACAAGCCGATTACTCTAGGTGAAAATGCTCTGAAAGCGGATGGAATACTACAAATGTATGGAAAGCGTAAAGAGTTTATGACCACATACCGTGAAGTAATGTCAAAAAAGCTAAAGATACCTGATGATATAGTTGATACTGAATCCAATCTTAAATCACATGTTTTGAAAAAGTTATTATTTCAATTAGATATGGATTTTACTATAGTAGATTCATATCAAAAAGAAATAAATGAGTTAGTGCATAAGAGAAATGCATATGCACATGGAGATTTGGTGAGACCACCGTCAATAGATGAATATAACAATTACAGAAAAAAAGCACTTATGTTGATGGAAGAAATTAAAATTATCATTTGTGATAATTATATTAACCAAAAATATTTAAAAACAGTTTAA
- a CDS encoding DUF262 domain-containing protein, which produces MNNVNITEIIEKKIRELKITALDISFNELADMYDKNELIINPDYQRTFRWDIEKQSRFIESLLMEMPIPAIYVIELEQGIYELIDGLQRISSYLNYRGMLKKLDEVETNLVQNVESEEIEIDDEDAIITVDFAPFALQGCDIIKELNGCVFEDLQAALKIKLKRSYIRMEILRKGINPELKYHMFKRLNTGGEKLEPQEIRNCTIRLVNSKFINFINELSRNKDFIQTIAYISSSKKQKKLPEELVLRFLALKNDENGFKHDVASYLTNYMEIVSLADSSEKPIFDYDKEKDIFENTFSTLNAALGKQSFSAYKGNSENLSGFNVYQYEAITTGMQIVLEQLVDKTISVENFREKIMEIKKNKDFKSATVGGGKNSIGVFRQRVSIVRKGMEELIHELQ; this is translated from the coding sequence ATGAATAATGTGAACATAACTGAGATCATTGAAAAAAAGATTAGAGAATTAAAGATTACAGCACTTGATATTTCTTTTAATGAATTGGCTGATATGTACGATAAGAATGAATTAATTATTAACCCTGACTACCAAAGAACATTCAGGTGGGATATAGAAAAACAGTCAAGGTTTATTGAATCCCTGTTAATGGAAATGCCAATACCAGCTATTTATGTTATAGAATTGGAACAAGGAATATACGAACTAATTGATGGTTTGCAAAGAATATCTTCATACTTAAATTATCGTGGTATGTTAAAAAAGCTTGATGAAGTTGAAACTAATTTAGTTCAAAACGTTGAATCAGAAGAGATAGAGATAGATGACGAAGATGCTATAATTACAGTTGACTTTGCACCATTCGCTTTGCAAGGGTGTGACATAATAAAAGAATTGAATGGTTGTGTTTTTGAGGATTTGCAAGCAGCTTTAAAAATAAAATTGAAACGTTCGTATATACGGATGGAAATTCTGAGAAAAGGAATCAATCCAGAACTAAAATATCATATGTTCAAAAGATTGAATACTGGTGGAGAAAAATTAGAACCACAAGAAATAAGAAATTGTACAATTAGGCTAGTTAATAGTAAGTTTATAAACTTTATCAATGAATTAAGTAGAAATAAAGATTTTATTCAGACAATTGCATATATTAGTAGTTCAAAAAAACAGAAGAAACTTCCGGAAGAACTTGTCCTACGATTCCTCGCATTAAAAAATGATGAAAATGGTTTTAAACATGACGTTGCTTCATACTTAACTAATTATATGGAAATAGTTTCCTTGGCAGATTCAAGTGAGAAACCTATATTTGATTATGATAAAGAAAAAGATATTTTTGAGAATACATTTAGTACTTTAAATGCAGCGTTAGGGAAACAATCCTTTTCGGCTTATAAAGGTAATTCAGAAAATTTGAGCGGATTTAATGTTTATCAATATGAGGCAATAACAACTGGAATGCAAATAGTTTTAGAACAATTAGTCGATAAAACCATTAGTGTTGAAAACTTTCGTGAAAAAATAATGGAGATTAAAAAGAACAAAGATTTCAAATCTGCTACAGTTGGTGGTGGTAAAAATTCAATAGGTGTTTTCAGGCAGAGAGTAAGTATTGTTAGGAAAGGAATGGAAGAACTAATTCATGAATTACAATGA
- a CDS encoding DNA methyltransferase has protein sequence MDDTKLVKLKTTPKLKNNNIYANSNWYCYYAGFSDAFVKELFDVYCPKNRDIIVLDPWNGSGTTTLVASILGYANYGFDINPVMVIVAKAKLYNVGSNDINKMSLVIGSNNKAKEIRDINDPLRKWFDPQSTSAIRKLENAIHSIFGLSQSKQHIKSLWDYEAISSELSFYYIVLFILLRKLTTPFVCSNPTWIKSKIEEKDKISITYKNLCELYVDIFKNTANISEKIPDINATIKIGNSKNICITNNSVDFIITSPPYCTRIDYAVYTKVELSLLGYTDQDINLLRKHMIGTPTITGNTNYIISNIDSLSGKTLNRIACHDSKAAKSYYYKTYYQYFRDMAYSLREINRVLKKKGIAIIVVQDSWFKNIHIDLPNIVTEMCQNEGLELINSEYNFVTNNMRYVNTKSNNYRKEKTNCEFVLVFRKGCKNE, from the coding sequence ATGGATGATACTAAATTAGTTAAATTAAAAACCACTCCCAAATTAAAAAATAATAATATTTATGCAAACAGTAATTGGTATTGTTATTATGCTGGATTTTCTGATGCTTTTGTTAAAGAATTATTTGATGTTTATTGTCCTAAAAACAGAGATATTATTGTTCTAGATCCATGGAATGGTTCAGGTACAACCACGCTAGTTGCTAGCATTTTGGGGTATGCAAATTACGGGTTTGATATTAATCCAGTAATGGTAATTGTTGCAAAGGCAAAGTTGTATAATGTAGGTTCAAATGATATAAATAAAATGTCTTTGGTTATTGGAAGTAATAATAAAGCCAAAGAAATAAGAGATATAAATGATCCGCTAAGAAAGTGGTTTGATCCACAATCGACATCTGCTATAAGGAAGTTAGAAAATGCAATACATTCAATTTTTGGCTTATCCCAAAGCAAGCAGCATATAAAATCCTTATGGGACTACGAAGCAATATCAAGTGAACTTTCCTTTTACTATATTGTTTTATTTATCTTGTTACGTAAGCTAACAACGCCTTTTGTTTGCTCAAATCCTACCTGGATAAAATCTAAAATAGAAGAAAAAGATAAAATAAGTATAACTTATAAAAATCTGTGCGAATTATATGTAGATATATTTAAAAATACTGCAAATATATCTGAAAAAATACCAGATATTAATGCTACAATAAAAATCGGCAACTCTAAAAATATTTGTATTACTAACAATAGTGTAGATTTTATCATTACCTCGCCCCCTTATTGTACTAGAATTGATTATGCAGTATATACAAAAGTTGAGCTGTCTTTACTTGGATACACAGATCAAGATATTAATTTATTGAGAAAACACATGATCGGTACTCCCACAATTACAGGTAATACCAATTACATAATAAGTAATATTGACTCTTTAAGCGGTAAAACTTTGAATAGGATAGCGTGTCATGACTCAAAAGCAGCAAAAAGTTATTATTATAAAACCTATTATCAATATTTCCGAGATATGGCCTATTCATTACGAGAAATTAATCGTGTTCTTAAAAAAAAAGGGATAGCTATAATTGTAGTTCAAGACTCTTGGTTTAAAAACATTCATATTGATTTGCCTAATATTGTGACAGAAATGTGCCAAAATGAGGGCTTAGAACTTATAAATAGCGAATATAATTTTGTTACAAATAATATGAGATATGTAAACACAAAAAGTAATAATTATAGAAAAGAAAAAACAAATTGTGAATTCGTACTTGTTTTCAGAAAAGGGTGTAAAAATGAATAA
- a CDS encoding IS630 family transposase, whose amino-acid sequence MPFISQRAKLDLTTEEINRLEKIIHSRTESVSHIERAKMFLLYHQGETIASIGRILETNRAKVERHIDKILQFGLDIALNDLPRSGRPDTITKEDKAWLVSLACQKPKEFGYSYELWTTDLLAKHARNHCVENGHPTLQNLAKGTVSKILSANKVKPHKIKYYLEKRDPEFEQKMANVLYVYKEVEMVSKNDEQSMYAYISYDEKPGIQAIENIAPDLSPSPGTYSCLARDYEYVRHGTLSLMAGIDLVTGHILAQVEDRHRSIEFVEFLKMISEYYKDIEKIVIILDNHSAHISKETRAYLSTVPNRFEFVFTPKHGSWLNLIESFFGKMAKSMLRAIRVKTKEELKDRIYKYIKEINDCPTVYRWKYKMDDIEII is encoded by the coding sequence ATGCCATTCATAAGTCAAAGAGCAAAATTAGATTTGACAACAGAAGAAATAAATAGATTAGAAAAAATTATACATTCAAGAACAGAAAGTGTGAGTCATATTGAACGGGCTAAAATGTTTCTCTTGTATCATCAAGGAGAAACAATAGCTTCAATTGGTAGAATATTAGAGACTAACCGTGCAAAAGTAGAACGACATATAGATAAAATTTTACAATTTGGCTTAGATATAGCACTCAATGATCTTCCTCGTTCAGGCAGGCCGGATACAATAACCAAAGAAGATAAAGCGTGGCTTGTTTCTCTTGCTTGCCAAAAACCTAAGGAATTTGGATATAGCTATGAATTATGGACAACAGATTTATTAGCCAAACATGCACGAAATCATTGTGTAGAAAATGGCCATCCAACCCTGCAAAATCTAGCAAAAGGTACAGTATCAAAAATACTTTCAGCAAACAAAGTTAAGCCACATAAAATTAAATATTACTTGGAAAAAAGGGATCCAGAATTTGAACAAAAAATGGCTAACGTGTTATATGTCTATAAAGAAGTTGAAATGGTATCAAAAAATGATGAACAATCAATGTATGCTTATATATCATATGATGAAAAACCCGGTATTCAAGCTATAGAAAATATTGCTCCGGATCTTTCTCCTTCTCCTGGAACGTATTCATGTCTTGCTCGTGATTATGAATATGTTCGCCATGGTACACTTAGTCTCATGGCCGGTATTGATTTGGTAACAGGTCATATCTTAGCTCAAGTAGAAGACCGCCATCGTAGTATTGAGTTTGTAGAGTTTCTAAAAATGATAAGTGAGTACTACAAAGATATAGAGAAAATAGTAATTATATTGGACAACCACTCCGCTCATATTTCAAAAGAAACAAGGGCTTATCTTAGTACTGTCCCAAATCGTTTTGAATTTGTTTTTACACCAAAACATGGATCCTGGTTGAACTTAATTGAATCATTTTTTGGCAAAATGGCTAAATCAATGCTGAGGGCTATTAGGGTAAAAACTAAAGAAGAATTAAAAGATAGAATTTACAAATATATAAAAGAAATTAATGATTGTCCTACTGTTTACCGCTGGAAGTACAAAATGGATGATATTGAAATAATTTAA
- a CDS encoding AAA family ATPase, with translation MELLYIWINNSENNFIVNEGFNLYGEHRFTLQVREKYILSYESRASLIGSDLYCTGCIKNITAIVGENGSGKTTLFKSIYLGSCLPYQQHDDPKYHQMNQDDYEMSKRILIYQFGNNIEIIHNLELGRFVNNTPFVVHNINEADQEERLRLLELLEQQTIIYLSNSRYTSDLNGYGTHGNLNKISLTADSLKNISGRFYRKIVQHPQGLVIKLNPYNILQSILIKNKTVIEFQQVCDVLYYHHLYSRGYTDLYISKLCKDLYVDFSCTIPIIEKVENYRYIAKDDFKSEDPHINRLSAKIKEFSAWCYTIPIEMRGEIFTKQCLNLIFEMFYCWDNIELNKHSVTSMKMFPAVITDIIDSYKRQQGYDSNQSDYYEWGLKEIEELNSILCDCKTIYSNVPEYDLAHRFDKVISYESNKKQYLLFCRFINQLARKDKSVLLKYIKIDNLHMSSGERAIQNFFSWLNLLPFFDEFIEGEPIRLRESALLLIDEIDLYMHPEWQRKLIKVLFNELSTQFEGKEIQVIISTHSPLVLSDILRQNTIYLQPKEGMFHLIDADSRAQTFGNNIYTLLNDSFFMKSTIGDYAKEIIKEISDNLILLSLDPGNSELRKKCEKYSRIIESIGEPLIHKKLQHMFFRYFENQQDTQLKVFRKQVQALKKSLHEKNPDKKKIEELKESLKNALAVIESISGDIE, from the coding sequence ATGGAACTGTTGTATATTTGGATAAACAATAGCGAAAACAATTTTATTGTGAACGAAGGTTTTAACCTATATGGTGAGCATCGCTTTACATTGCAGGTCAGAGAAAAGTACATATTATCGTATGAAAGCAGAGCCTCACTAATTGGATCGGACCTGTACTGCACAGGCTGCATAAAAAATATTACGGCGATTGTCGGTGAAAACGGTTCCGGAAAGACAACGCTATTTAAAAGTATCTATTTAGGTAGCTGCCTTCCATATCAACAACACGATGATCCTAAGTATCATCAAATGAATCAAGACGATTATGAAATGAGCAAGAGAATTCTAATATATCAATTTGGAAATAATATTGAAATTATTCACAACTTGGAGTTGGGAAGGTTTGTAAACAATACTCCGTTTGTTGTTCACAATATTAATGAAGCTGACCAAGAGGAAAGACTCCGTTTACTTGAATTATTAGAACAGCAAACGATTATTTATCTTTCCAATAGTAGATATACCTCCGACTTAAATGGATATGGAACTCATGGAAATCTCAATAAGATTAGTTTGACAGCAGATTCTCTGAAAAATATATCTGGTAGGTTCTACAGAAAGATTGTGCAGCACCCGCAGGGGTTGGTAATAAAGCTTAATCCGTATAATATATTGCAAAGTATTCTAATAAAAAATAAGACTGTAATAGAGTTTCAGCAAGTATGTGATGTTTTGTATTATCATCACCTTTATTCGAGAGGATACACTGATTTATATATATCAAAACTATGCAAAGACCTTTATGTTGATTTTTCCTGCACAATTCCGATAATTGAGAAAGTGGAAAATTATAGGTATATTGCTAAGGATGATTTTAAATCAGAAGATCCACATATAAACAGGCTATCGGCAAAAATCAAAGAATTCTCCGCGTGGTGTTATACGATTCCGATAGAAATGAGGGGAGAGATATTTACTAAACAGTGCCTTAATCTCATCTTTGAAATGTTCTATTGCTGGGATAACATTGAACTTAATAAACACTCCGTTACCTCTATGAAAATGTTTCCTGCTGTTATAACTGATATTATTGACTCGTATAAGAGACAGCAAGGATATGATTCGAATCAATCAGATTATTATGAGTGGGGGCTAAAGGAGATTGAAGAATTAAATTCAATCTTGTGTGATTGCAAAACGATATATTCCAATGTACCAGAATATGATTTAGCTCATCGCTTTGATAAGGTAATATCATATGAAAGCAATAAGAAGCAATACCTATTGTTTTGCCGTTTTATTAACCAGTTAGCTCGTAAAGATAAATCCGTTTTGCTTAAATACATAAAGATTGATAACCTTCATATGTCCTCCGGAGAGCGAGCGATTCAAAACTTCTTTTCTTGGCTTAATTTGCTTCCATTCTTTGACGAATTTATTGAGGGGGAACCCATTCGGCTTAGGGAAAGTGCGCTATTGCTTATTGATGAAATAGATTTATATATGCATCCGGAGTGGCAAAGAAAATTAATTAAAGTGCTATTTAATGAACTTTCCACACAATTTGAAGGCAAAGAAATACAAGTTATTATTTCTACCCACTCACCGCTTGTGTTGTCGGATATACTGAGACAGAATACCATTTATCTTCAACCAAAAGAGGGAATGTTTCATTTGATCGATGCTGACAGCCGTGCTCAAACTTTCGGAAACAACATTTATACTCTCCTAAACGATTCTTTCTTTATGAAAAGCACGATTGGAGATTATGCAAAAGAAATTATCAAAGAAATAAGTGATAACTTAATTCTTTTAAGCCTTGATCCAGGAAACAGTGAATTGCGAAAAAAATGCGAAAAATATAGCCGGATAATTGAATCAATTGGAGAGCCACTCATTCATAAAAAATTGCAGCATATGTTTTTCAGATATTTTGAAAACCAGCAAGATACTCAGTTGAAGGTCTTCCGTAAACAGGTACAAGCCCTTAAAAAGTCTTTACATGAAAAGAATCCGGACAAAAAGAAAATCGAAGAGCTGAAGGAATCGTTAAAAAATGCGTTAGCTGTGATAGAGTCTATTTCGGGGGATATCGAATGA